The Treponema sp. J25 sequence GGATAGTTTCAAAGTTATAGGTAAATTGGGGATATAAGAAATTCACCGGCTGTGAAAGTTCTGTAAACAGTCGAGAAAAAAGATGATTAAAATAGGATCTTACCTCAAAAAGCCGCCATTCTTCTTGTTCCATTATACCCAGGATCCGCTCTAATTCCCTCTGAGCATTATCAACCTGGCCGGTTTGAATCAAATAGAGCCATACCTTACCATCAGGTACTGAATGATAAGAGAAATCTGACGGGGGCTCGTGAAAAATTTGTTTTTTGCCTAAAATTACTATTCTATCCACGATGGCGTACATCGTTTTTATTTGTTCATACAACGCCGCCTCTTTTACTGCTTGCTGAGGACAATAGATCGTATAATACGGAGCCTCTGACACACCTTCTATAAGATGCTGCATATGTTCATTAAAGGAACAGCTTTCCTTCTCTGAAAGAATAACATATTCCTGGGATTTCCTTCCCGACAATATAAAAGAATGAGGAAAACCGCCGCCATTCAAATTTTGAGCGCCATCTCCTTCTCCATTAATCTTATTTTGTGATTGCAACACATTCGATTCTTCGCTACCCCCATATAGTGTCTTTGTACCACCGAGCCAGACGAGGGCTAGCCAGTATTCACAACTTGGCTCACGGGGGATAGGATCATTCCCTCTTATAAGAGAACGAAGATAATTCCACTGTTTACGTCTTTGAGTAATATCTAGGTTTTCTTTAATACGGCCCAACACATCCTTGAGTGTTTGTATCGCAATAGGTTTTAAAAGATACTCTACCACACTCGTATGAATAACCTGTCGGGCATATTCAAAATCGCTATACCCTGAAAGAATAATGAGGGGAATATCCGGATAACTTTCGGTAAGACGCCGAGCAACCTCAATCCCATCCATAACAGGCATACGAATATCAGAAATCACGAGGTCCGGCTGTAGTGAAGCTACGAGTTGAATACCTGTTTCACCATTTTCCGCATTTCCAACAACAGAGAAATCAGGACAATATTCTCCTATTAGAGTAGTAAGATAGCGAGTTGCCGCCGGTTCATCTTCTATTATCACTATGCTATACTTTTTTCCCATACTCCAGCGGTCCTCCGATGGTCACACAGCATCCTTTATCCGGTTCAGACATAATACGCCACATTAAATAATTACCAAAATAAAGGTAGAGCCGCACATAGGTGTTTATTATACCCATAGAACCAATCCGCTGTCCCTGGGAAATCCCCTGAAAATCCACTGTCTGTCGAATTGAAGCAATTTTTTCATCAATATTTTGAAGAGTATCCTGGTCGATCCCCTGTCCATTATCTTGTATTTCTACACACCAATAGGGCTCTCCCTGATATACCTTTTGATAGGCTTTTACTGAAACGTGCCGAACCCGTTGGACTTTTTGGAACCCATGATTAAGGGCATTTTCTACGAATTGCTGGAGACTCATACGGGGTAACTGCACCTGCTCTACCGCCGGTTCTATCTGGATAGAAAATTCCAGGTTCTTTTCATATCGCTGTTTCATAAGGTATAGATAATTACTTACATGATCAACTTCCTGGAGCAACGTAACAATCCGTTCCTGGGTATCCGTCGCATATCGCAGCATTCCTGCAAGACTTTCACAAATGGCTACGATATCCCTACTTCCTACTTCCAGCCCCTTGCTCGCAATAACCGTTAAAAGATTATAAATGAAATGAGGGTTAATTTGAGCCTGGAGAGCATCCATCTGGGCCTGTATCCAGGCTGTACGGGATTCTATTTCCTTTTGCAACGCCCCATCTAAGCGAGCAGTTAACTCCCGGAATGCCCGGTCAAGAGCAATAATTTCATCGTGGGAATGGTTAATAGGCGCCTTCTTTGATGTTTCCGGTAGGGACCCCAGATCGGTTTCTTCAATTCGAGAGATAATAAGGCGAAGGGGCTCCGTGAGTCTACGAGAAGATATGTAATTAAATACAAACGCAATGAGGACCAGTATAAACGCAAGCCCCCCAATCATCCATCGAAGTCCCAGAAGGGGTTGTAAAAAAAGCCTTTTATTCAGAATCACTATCACGGTAATACCCGTATAACTAGATCGATGATGAAGCACTAGTTCTTCCTCATGGGTAACGGGATTCTCCAGAAAAGAAGGTCGATCATACTCATGGGAGATGACATTGCGATACCAATCAACAGATAAGATATCCTGGCTCTGATAAAAAATGGTCCCAGCCGGTAAAAGGGCGAGTACAGAAGCATACCGAGTGTCGGGCAAAGAAAAAATCCGTTCCAGATCAGCATAGGAACGTTGTACCTCTAAAAA is a genomic window containing:
- a CDS encoding histidine kinase, translating into MHFQSRLLITYSLFVVFLIMGIALAFYSYSTHLYEQNGISTYALMAEKMNLQLDDTVRPMDFISTDILSDSDFKSALSSLEAIDREKVENNIFIAEAIRTIRNTIMRYSILRHFYGVVVFNQRGDFFSSNFLQHTQSSIDPARLEKIEWLREAQIAGGRGIIWRPYEDPWGKNVSERVFSFVRAIPGTEGEAGFLEVQRSYADLERIFSLPDTRYASVLALLPAGTIFYQSQDILSVDWYRNVISHEYDRPSFLENPVTHEEELVLHHRSSYTGITVIVILNKRLFLQPLLGLRWMIGGLAFILVLIAFVFNYISSRRLTEPLRLIISRIEETDLGSLPETSKKAPINHSHDEIIALDRAFRELTARLDGALQKEIESRTAWIQAQMDALQAQINPHFIYNLLTVIASKGLEVGSRDIVAICESLAGMLRYATDTQERIVTLLQEVDHVSNYLYLMKQRYEKNLEFSIQIEPAVEQVQLPRMSLQQFVENALNHGFQKVQRVRHVSVKAYQKVYQGEPYWCVEIQDNGQGIDQDTLQNIDEKIASIRQTVDFQGISQGQRIGSMGIINTYVRLYLYFGNYLMWRIMSEPDKGCCVTIGGPLEYGKKV
- a CDS encoding response regulator, which codes for MGKKYSIVIIEDEPAATRYLTTLIGEYCPDFSVVGNAENGETGIQLVASLQPDLVISDIRMPVMDGIEVARRLTESYPDIPLIILSGYSDFEYARQVIHTSVVEYLLKPIAIQTLKDVLGRIKENLDITQRRKQWNYLRSLIRGNDPIPREPSCEYWLALVWLGGTKTLYGGSEESNVLQSQNKINGEGDGAQNLNGGGFPHSFILSGRKSQEYVILSEKESCSFNEHMQHLIEGVSEAPYYTIYCPQQAVKEAALYEQIKTMYAIVDRIVILGKKQIFHEPPSDFSYHSVPDGKVWLYLIQTGQVDNAQRELERILGIMEQEEWRLFEVRSYFNHLFSRLFTELSQPVNFLYPQFTYNFETILAESANYTELGKQLMALVEQLYVALNKSKSNSGMPPVFQEILRYLEGHYHQDVSLSVLAERFRISTSYITKLFKKYTGQTLMEYITYKRIARAVELFAVHPELSVKEVAALVGFEDQCYFSRVFKKITGKSPSEGGASS